In one window of Halococcus salifodinae DSM 8989 DNA:
- a CDS encoding cation diffusion facilitator family transporter, with protein sequence MSRAAAVRRVGLLVLAANVVLVAVKGGAWVTTGSLAVGSEAANSLVDAGYAAVVLGGLYLTTQPPDSEHPHGHERIEPFVALAIALAVFLTGGTVLWRSLTAIAAGDVTATGSPIAVVVLAGAAIAKFGLYRYCLAAGRTHDSPALTATALDNRNDVLTAGAALCGVLGARLGFPLLDPLAAAIVSVGILYTGVEVVRDNLPYLVGGAPSEDFQARILRRALAHPDVEGAHDVIAHYVGPEIDVSLHIEVEGDRTLREAHAIESAVVASIRTLDRVDDVFVHLDPKELDEWKADPDADRLVRRTEERPDDGEPSTARRSTSVKRSEARPEEAPRNSERRSRERSESDDGSEPGPNGSRQ encoded by the coding sequence ATGAGTCGTGCGGCCGCGGTCCGGCGGGTCGGGCTGCTCGTACTCGCTGCGAACGTCGTGCTCGTCGCGGTCAAAGGGGGCGCGTGGGTCACCACCGGGAGCCTCGCAGTCGGCTCGGAGGCCGCGAACTCCCTCGTCGATGCGGGCTACGCCGCAGTCGTGCTCGGTGGGCTCTATCTCACGACCCAGCCACCCGACAGCGAACACCCCCACGGCCACGAGCGGATCGAGCCGTTCGTCGCGCTCGCGATCGCGCTCGCGGTCTTTCTCACCGGCGGCACGGTTCTGTGGCGCTCGCTCACCGCGATCGCCGCCGGGGACGTGACCGCAACCGGCAGCCCGATCGCGGTCGTAGTGCTCGCTGGCGCGGCGATCGCCAAGTTCGGGCTGTATCGGTACTGTCTCGCTGCCGGCCGGACCCACGACTCGCCCGCGCTGACCGCGACCGCGCTCGACAACCGCAACGACGTGCTGACCGCGGGAGCGGCACTCTGCGGCGTGCTCGGCGCACGGCTCGGGTTTCCGTTGCTCGACCCCCTCGCGGCCGCGATCGTCTCGGTGGGAATCCTCTATACGGGCGTCGAGGTCGTCCGAGACAATCTGCCGTACCTCGTCGGCGGCGCACCGTCCGAGGACTTCCAGGCCAGAATCCTCCGGCGCGCGCTCGCCCACCCCGATGTCGAGGGTGCACACGACGTGATCGCTCACTACGTGGGTCCGGAGATCGACGTCAGCCTCCACATCGAGGTCGAGGGCGATCGCACGCTCAGGGAGGCTCACGCGATCGAGAGCGCGGTCGTCGCATCGATTCGCACGCTCGACCGCGTCGACGACGTGTTCGTTCATCTCGACCCGAAGGAACTCGACGAGTGGAAGGCGGACCCGGACGCCGATCGCCTGGTTCGCCGAACCGAGGAACGTCCCGACGACGGTGAGCCGAGCACAGCGAGGCGATCCACGTCGGTCAAGCGGAGCGAGGCGCGACCGGAGGAAGCGCCTCGAAACAGCGAACGGCGAAGCCGTGAGCGAAGCGAGTCCGACGACGGTAGCGAGCCCGGGCCGAACGGCAGCCGCCAGTGA
- a CDS encoding HIT family protein gives MEQVFAPWRIEWVERDDDGDGCPFCELPERNADRESRIVARSEHAFCLLNNAPYNPGHAMVIPYRHTGSYPDLDDEALLDHSRLVQRTLAAIDDGLDSDGANTGMNLGDSAGGSIDDHLHTHVVPRWQGDTNFMPVVSDTKVIVEAIDDTYDHLHDAFAAQDGVRDPGPDEAIVIE, from the coding sequence ATGGAGCAGGTGTTCGCCCCGTGGCGCATCGAGTGGGTCGAGCGCGACGACGACGGCGATGGGTGTCCGTTCTGTGAGCTTCCCGAACGCAATGCGGACCGAGAATCGCGGATCGTGGCTCGGAGCGAGCACGCTTTTTGCCTGCTGAACAACGCCCCGTACAACCCCGGCCACGCGATGGTGATTCCCTACCGCCACACCGGTTCGTACCCCGACCTCGACGACGAGGCACTCCTCGATCACTCGCGGCTCGTCCAGCGCACGCTCGCCGCGATCGACGACGGGCTCGACTCTGATGGGGCGAACACCGGGATGAACCTCGGAGATTCGGCCGGCGGCTCGATCGACGATCACCTCCACACTCACGTCGTCCCTCGCTGGCAGGGAGACACCAATTTCATGCCGGTGGTGAGCGACACGAAGGTGATCGTCGAAGCGATCGACGACACCTACGATCACCTCCACGACGCGTTCGCCGCACAGGACGGGGTCCGTGATCCCGGTCCCGACGAGGCGATCGTCATCGAGTGA
- the hemC gene encoding hydroxymethylbilane synthase gives MNARDGTIRLATRGSDLATRQAATVKERLEARRHTVELVEVETTGDQLRDELIHRLGKTGAFVRALDQQVLDGDCDAAVHSMKDVPTESPDGLVIAGVPERATAGDLLVTPDGTTLDDLPDGSVVGTSSLRRTAELLATRPDLDVQPLRGNVDTRIEKLLAPHRQREHERRMEAANTDEEGSESDGEGTDDGNADDLPAYERTPQEWFDDLNEIERQSLEREVETEFDAIVLAAAGLERSGLARHVPTRELATDTFVPAAGQGALAVTARDSDLAETLNEVLDHPRTRVETTVERVVLEELGGGCVAPMGAHAVIQGEYVRVAVRVLSRDGTEEVAATRDLPIERHPTAARDLADDLADRGAADLIEQAKRDDEGEAKRAE, from the coding sequence ATGAACGCGCGCGACGGGACCATCCGGCTGGCGACGCGGGGTTCGGACCTCGCTACCCGCCAGGCGGCGACGGTGAAAGAACGCCTCGAAGCCCGCCGCCACACGGTCGAGCTGGTCGAGGTCGAAACCACGGGCGACCAGCTCCGCGACGAACTCATCCACCGGCTCGGCAAGACCGGTGCGTTCGTCCGTGCGCTCGACCAGCAAGTCCTCGACGGCGACTGTGACGCCGCAGTGCACTCGATGAAGGACGTTCCGACCGAGAGCCCCGACGGTCTCGTGATCGCGGGCGTCCCCGAACGCGCCACCGCCGGTGATCTGCTCGTCACGCCCGACGGAACGACGCTCGACGATCTCCCCGACGGGAGCGTTGTCGGTACGTCGAGCCTCCGGCGGACGGCCGAACTGCTCGCAACGCGGCCCGATCTCGACGTTCAGCCGCTTCGCGGGAACGTCGACACTCGAATCGAGAAGCTGCTCGCGCCGCACCGCCAGCGCGAACACGAACGGCGGATGGAGGCCGCAAACACGGACGAAGAGGGGAGCGAGAGCGATGGAGAGGGCACGGACGACGGGAATGCGGACGACCTGCCGGCGTACGAGCGCACGCCCCAGGAGTGGTTCGACGATCTGAACGAGATCGAGCGCCAGTCACTGGAACGCGAGGTCGAGACCGAATTCGACGCCATCGTGCTTGCGGCGGCGGGACTCGAACGTTCGGGTCTCGCGCGCCACGTCCCTACCCGCGAACTGGCGACCGACACGTTCGTCCCGGCAGCCGGCCAGGGCGCGCTCGCGGTCACGGCCCGGGACAGTGACCTCGCCGAGACCCTCAACGAGGTACTGGATCATCCCCGAACGCGCGTTGAAACCACCGTCGAGCGAGTGGTTTTGGAGGAGCTCGGCGGTGGCTGTGTCGCACCGATGGGCGCACACGCGGTCATCCAGGGTGAGTACGTCCGGGTCGCGGTCCGGGTACTGAGTCGGGATGGAACCGAAGAGGTGGCCGCGACCCGCGACCTCCCGATCGAGCGCCATCCGACGGCGGCCCGCGATCTCGCCGACGACCTCGCCGACCGGGGTGCAGCCGATCTGATCGAGCAGGCCAAACGGGACGACGAAGGGGAGGCGAAACGCGCGGAATGA
- a CDS encoding DUF7835 family putative zinc beta-ribbon protein — protein sequence MSTRTDAADGVSESCDVCDRDTSHSVSIELRTESGKAENAEFSREPYRISECMICGEETALRMNNA from the coding sequence ATGTCAACCCGCACCGATGCTGCAGACGGCGTCAGCGAATCCTGCGATGTCTGCGACCGCGATACCAGCCATAGCGTCTCGATCGAGCTTCGCACCGAGAGCGGCAAAGCCGAGAACGCGGAGTTCTCGCGCGAACCCTACCGGATCAGCGAGTGCATGATCTGCGGCGAGGAGACGGCACTGCGGATGAACAACGCGTAA